One genomic window of Streptomyces sp. NBC_01276 includes the following:
- the mreC gene encoding rod shape-determining protein MreC, producing MRDTRESRLLLVLLIAIAFALITVDIRAGEESPVDGARQAAAAVFGPVEKGMATAVDPVANAIGAVRDSGERHSRIATLERENTALKAKLGSDDQTRSRIHELDEMLKRAGAGQYGIKGAEVIAIGAAQGFSWTVTIDAGSKDGIERDMTVLNGDGLVGRVATVGPDTATVVLANDPDFTVGTRLEKTGELGFATGQGDRALSVQMLNGKAKVNPGDRLVTFGSRGNKPFVPGVPIGEVVKADPSRGDLTRTVWVRPFVGFSRLDIVGVVVMPPREDPRDAVLPPKPEAPKPTPTVTVTVTPSAGASVKPADE from the coding sequence GAGTCGCCGGTCGACGGGGCCCGGCAGGCCGCCGCAGCGGTCTTCGGACCCGTCGAAAAGGGTATGGCGACCGCGGTGGATCCGGTCGCCAACGCCATAGGGGCCGTACGCGACTCCGGCGAGCGCCACAGCCGCATCGCGACGCTTGAGCGCGAGAACACCGCGCTCAAGGCCAAACTGGGCAGCGACGACCAGACCCGCAGCCGCATCCACGAGCTCGACGAGATGCTCAAGCGGGCCGGCGCCGGACAGTACGGCATCAAGGGCGCCGAAGTCATCGCCATAGGAGCGGCCCAGGGCTTCTCCTGGACCGTCACCATCGACGCGGGCAGCAAGGACGGCATCGAGCGCGACATGACCGTCCTGAACGGGGACGGACTCGTCGGCCGCGTCGCCACCGTCGGCCCCGACACCGCCACCGTGGTGCTCGCCAACGACCCCGACTTCACCGTCGGCACCCGACTGGAGAAGACCGGAGAGCTCGGCTTCGCCACCGGTCAGGGCGACCGCGCCCTCTCCGTCCAGATGCTCAACGGCAAGGCCAAGGTGAACCCGGGCGACCGGCTCGTCACCTTCGGCTCCCGGGGCAACAAGCCCTTCGTACCCGGCGTCCCCATCGGAGAGGTCGTCAAGGCCGACCCCTCCCGCGGGGACCTGACCCGCACCGTGTGGGTGAGGCCGTTCGTCGGCTTCTCCCGCCTGGACATCGTCGGCGTGGTCGTCATGCCCCCGCGCGAGGACCCCCGCGACGCCGTCCTGCCCCCCAAGCCCGAGGCCCCCAAGCCCACCCCGACGGTCACGGTCACGGTCACCCCGTCCGCCGGCGCGTCCGTCAAGCCGGCCGACGAGTAG
- the mrdA gene encoding penicillin-binding protein 2 produces the protein MTNIPETGRTHRVQIRLVILQVLVFSLLLTLGGRLWYLQIRNGQEYSDEAKNNHVQQVVQPAVRGSILDARGVPLADNETRLVVSASRTELMKIKDKGKGVLTRLAGVLDMKPQDVMDKVRLCDSKTPQPCWNGSPYQPIPVTLEATTQQALQIRERPEDFPGITAEPTAVRRYPAPGGANTGQVLGYLSPVTDDEIVKAKNTNSPFLRSDQVGRFGLERTYDRALRGKSGVTRYEVDNLGRVIGQAANDPAVPGANLVTSIDARVQGVAEYELNAAMVEARKQIDRNTGVPYKADAGAIVVLESKTGRVVAMASNPTYDPNVWVGGISGKDYAKLTAKESNVPLMNRAIQGQAAPGSIFKVIPTAAAVNAGYKFDGDYPCPSSYSIGGQVFKNFESQGHGSITLGRALEVSCDTVFYALGHQQWLKDGGLHPVKNPAQIFYKTAHQFGLGAETGVDLPGEEKGRVPDREWKQKFWEANKDQWCKTGKKGGTYVELLSYENCLEGNLMRAGDAVNYSIGQGDTLVTPIQMATIYAAISNGGTLWNPTIGKAVISADGKKVEEIKPKAHGKLPMTEETRSKIGEALEGVATRGTAAWRFGGWPQKEIPMHAKTGTAEVYGKQTTSWFATYTEDYTIVMTISQGGTGSGASGPAVRNVYNALYGLDMAGKQDPKKALLLKPEAELPKVQPDGSIDAPEVRPYVPPSPEDSAPPALAGPPAPPAHRQD, from the coding sequence GTGACCAACATTCCGGAGACCGGACGCACCCACCGGGTGCAGATCCGGCTCGTCATCCTGCAGGTGCTCGTCTTCTCCCTGCTGCTCACGCTGGGCGGCCGGCTCTGGTACCTCCAGATCCGCAACGGCCAGGAGTACTCCGACGAGGCCAAGAACAACCACGTCCAGCAGGTGGTCCAGCCGGCCGTCCGCGGCTCCATCCTGGACGCGCGCGGCGTGCCGCTGGCCGACAACGAGACCCGTCTGGTCGTCTCCGCCAGCCGCACCGAGCTGATGAAGATAAAGGACAAGGGCAAGGGCGTCCTGACCCGCCTCGCCGGGGTGCTCGACATGAAGCCGCAGGACGTCATGGACAAGGTCCGCCTCTGCGACTCCAAGACCCCGCAGCCCTGCTGGAACGGTTCCCCCTACCAGCCCATCCCGGTGACCCTGGAGGCCACCACCCAGCAGGCCCTCCAGATCCGCGAACGCCCCGAGGACTTCCCCGGCATCACCGCCGAACCCACCGCCGTACGCCGCTACCCGGCCCCCGGCGGCGCCAACACCGGCCAGGTCCTCGGCTACCTCTCCCCGGTCACCGACGACGAGATCGTCAAGGCGAAGAACACCAACTCGCCGTTCCTGCGCTCGGACCAGGTCGGCCGCTTCGGCCTGGAGCGCACCTACGACAGGGCGCTGCGCGGCAAGTCAGGCGTCACCCGCTACGAGGTGGACAACCTCGGCCGGGTCATCGGCCAGGCCGCCAACGACCCCGCCGTCCCCGGCGCCAACCTGGTCACCAGCATCGACGCCCGCGTCCAGGGGGTCGCCGAGTACGAGCTCAACGCGGCCATGGTCGAGGCGCGCAAGCAGATCGACCGCAACACCGGCGTCCCCTACAAGGCCGACGCCGGCGCCATCGTCGTCCTGGAGTCCAAGACCGGCCGGGTCGTGGCGATGGCCTCCAACCCGACGTACGACCCCAACGTGTGGGTCGGCGGCATCTCCGGCAAGGACTACGCCAAGCTCACCGCCAAGGAGTCCAACGTCCCGCTGATGAACCGGGCGATCCAGGGCCAGGCGGCCCCGGGCTCCATCTTCAAGGTCATCCCGACCGCGGCCGCGGTCAACGCCGGGTACAAGTTCGACGGCGACTACCCCTGCCCCAGCTCGTACTCCATCGGCGGCCAGGTCTTCAAGAACTTCGAGTCCCAGGGCCACGGCAGCATCACCCTCGGGCGGGCGCTGGAGGTCTCCTGCGACACCGTCTTCTACGCCCTCGGCCACCAGCAGTGGCTGAAGGACGGCGGGCTGCACCCGGTGAAGAACCCGGCGCAGATCTTCTACAAGACCGCCCACCAGTTCGGTCTCGGCGCCGAGACCGGCGTGGACCTGCCGGGCGAGGAGAAGGGCCGGGTCCCCGACCGCGAGTGGAAGCAGAAGTTCTGGGAGGCCAACAAGGACCAGTGGTGCAAGACCGGCAAGAAGGGCGGCACCTACGTCGAGCTGCTCTCCTACGAGAACTGCCTCGAAGGCAACCTCATGCGCGCCGGTGACGCCGTCAACTACTCCATCGGGCAGGGCGACACGCTCGTCACGCCGATCCAGATGGCCACCATCTACGCCGCCATCTCCAACGGCGGCACCCTGTGGAACCCGACCATCGGCAAGGCGGTCATCAGCGCCGACGGCAAGAAGGTCGAGGAGATCAAGCCGAAGGCCCACGGCAAGCTGCCCATGACCGAGGAGACCCGGTCGAAGATAGGAGAAGCGCTGGAGGGCGTCGCCACCCGCGGCACCGCCGCCTGGCGCTTCGGCGGCTGGCCGCAGAAGGAGATCCCGATGCACGCCAAGACCGGCACCGCCGAGGTCTACGGCAAGCAGACGACCTCCTGGTTCGCCACGTACACCGAGGACTACACGATCGTGATGACGATCTCCCAGGGCGGCACCGGCTCCGGTGCCTCCGGTCCCGCCGTCCGCAACGTCTACAACGCCCTCTACGGCCTCGACA
- the mreD gene encoding rod shape-determining protein MreD produces the protein MRFNRILLSGTLVAVALVIQVSVLGRLQLPGAVPDLVLLTVVALALVYGPVGGALIGFGAGLLADLAPPADHAAGRYALVLCLIGYLVGLVRPDTGRFRSAWGPMLTVVAAAMSSTLLYAGVGALVGDTAARHVGLVGLLFTATLYDLLLAPFTVPFLMALARRAENDPMAVEANGGPPQGKDVASGWLAGGTGLRIGSQRGGLRLKTARGRANRAGRIKGVKGVKSVKKL, from the coding sequence ATGCGCTTCAACCGGATCCTGCTCTCGGGCACGCTCGTCGCCGTGGCCCTCGTCATCCAGGTCAGCGTTCTCGGGCGGCTCCAGCTGCCCGGGGCCGTCCCCGACCTCGTCCTGCTGACCGTGGTCGCCCTCGCCCTGGTCTACGGGCCCGTCGGCGGAGCCCTCATCGGCTTCGGCGCCGGCCTGCTCGCCGACCTGGCCCCGCCGGCCGACCACGCCGCCGGCCGCTACGCCCTCGTCCTGTGCCTCATCGGCTACCTCGTGGGCCTCGTCCGCCCCGACACCGGGCGGTTCCGCTCCGCCTGGGGCCCGATGCTCACCGTCGTCGCCGCCGCGATGTCCTCCACCCTGCTCTACGCGGGCGTCGGCGCCCTCGTCGGCGACACCGCCGCCCGGCACGTCGGCCTCGTCGGCCTGCTGTTCACCGCCACCCTGTACGACCTGCTGCTCGCGCCCTTCACAGTGCCGTTCCTCATGGCGCTCGCCCGCCGTGCCGAGAACGACCCGATGGCCGTCGAGGCCAACGGCGGCCCGCCGCAGGGCAAGGACGTCGCCTCCGGCTGGCTGGCCGGCGGCACGGGGCTGCGCATCGGCAGTCAGCGCGGCGGCCTGCGGCTGAAGACCGCGCGCGGCCGCGCCAACCGGGCCGGCCGCATAAAGGGTGTCAAGGGCGTGAAGAGCGTCAAGAAGCTGTGA